The Streptomyces sp. NBC_00510 genomic interval TGCCGTCGGCGACGACGCGGACGCCCTGGAAGAAGGAGACCGACGGCGGCAGGTCGCGCGGCTCGAGGCCGTTCTTCAGCGCGGCCAGCTTCAGCAGCTCGCGGCCCGCGGGGGAGGGGCCGTGCGCCGAACCGTCCCCGTACAGGGCGGTGTTGCGGACGGCGGTCGAGGTGCCGCAGAGCGCGTCGTGCCGGCCGCCGGTGTCGGCCACGACCGAGGCGAGCACCCGGCCCTGGTCGGACAGGAGCAGGTGGCCCGCGCCGAGGTAGGCGTTCCACAGCACCTTCACCGTGTCGGCGGTGTTGAGCCGCTCCCAGGGGCGGTCGGCGACGTACAGCAGCAGGTGGGCGCAGGCGTCGCCCGCCAGGTCGGTGAGCCGCAGTTCGGTGCCGCGGGCCAGCACCTTGTGCGTGTACGCGCCCGCCGCCACGGTCTCCGCCCAGACCAGGTCCCGCGGCTCGACACCGGGCGGCGGCCGCTCCGGCCAGTGCGCGGCGGGCAGCACGGGCATGGCGTCCACCCGCGTCCCCTCCTGCGCGCGGGCGTGGTCCCGGGCTCCGTGAGGCGTCCCTGTCGACACGGCGTTCCACCTCCAATTTCTGTCGTCCGACAGAAATTAGGCGGCGGTGGATTCGGCGCCATTGCCCGTGCGTTTCCTGACGGTTACCGGGTGCTCACGCCCGCACGGCCCGTGATCCCGGTGGCGCCGGACCGGAGCCCGGTGTGCCGGGGCGTCGCCCGGACGCCGGGCGGCACCGGTCACTTCGGGGCTCGCTGCGGAGCCGTGCGGCGGTCCGGTGCTCCGGGGCACCCGTACCGTGTGCCGCCCCGCGTGCGGGGGCCGGGCACCCCGGGGGGTCGGGCGGCTGTGCGAGGATCGAGGCGTGAGCACCACGGGACGGCGCGTCGGGCGGCCGCGCGCGCAGGCGCGGCCGGACAGCGGCCTGACCGCCCGCGAGGAACTCCTCGCCGCCGCGGCCGAACTGTTCAGCACACAGGGCTACGCGGCCACCACGACCCGCGCCGTCGCCGAGCGCGCCGGGATGCGGCAGGCCTCGATGTACCACTACTTCGGCGGCAAGGAGGACCTCCTCGCCGCGCTCCTGGAGGGCACCGTCCGCCCGTCCCTGGACCTCGCGCACTCGCTCGTCGCCCGCACGGACGCGCCTGCCGAGGCCCGGCTGTGGGCACTGTGCCGGGCGGACGTCGCCCTGCTGTGCGGGGGGCCGCACAACCTCGGCGCGCTCTACCTGCTCCCCGAGGTCCGTGCCGAGCGCTTCGCCGGTTTCCGCGCCGCCCGGGACGAGTTGAAGGCCGCCTACGCGGCCCTGCTGGCCGCGACGGTGCCGGGCGCCGCGCTCCGCGCCGCCGATCTCGAGGTCCGCGCCGACCTCGTCTTCGGCCTCATCGAGGGCGTCATCCTCATCCGGCGCGACAGCCCGATCCCCGACGGGCCGGCCTTCGCCTCCGCGACCGCCGACGCGGCGCTGCGCGTCGCCGGCTGCCCGGACGGCGGCCTGGCCGCCCTGCACCGCGAGGGCGAGGCCCTGCTGGCGGTGTGACGCGGCCCCGGGAGGTCAGTCCCCGGTCAGCCGGGCCGCCAGAACGATCAGGTCGGCGACGCGCAGGACGCGGCCGGGCGAGCCCGGTACCGGCACGTGCAGGTGAGCCGTCCAGCGCTCGGGTACGGCCGCGAGGCCGTACACCGCGCCGGCGAGGGTCCCCGTGACGGCGGCGACGGTGTCGGTGTCGCCGCCCAGGTCGACCGCCGCGCGCAGCGCGGCCTCGAAGCCGCCGGTGGTCCGCACGGCCCAGACCGCGGAGCCGAGGCAGGGCCAGACGGCGCCGTTGAACTCCGTGGCCAGACCGGGGTGCCAGCCGGGCGCGAGGACGGCGGCCCACCGCTGGTGGAAGGGCTCGGGGACCTGCGCCAGCGCATCGGCCACGGCCGCGGGGGCGACCGGGTCGCCGCCGTCGAGGGCCACGCGTACCAGGTCGTGGAGGATCGCGCTGCCCTCCCAGGCGGCGCGGTCGCCGTGGGTGAGGGCGGCGATCCTGCGTGCGGCGTCGAGGGAGGCCGCGCGTCCGTGTCCGGCGAAGTGGACGGCGGCGGGGGCGGCCCGCATCAGGGCGCCGTTGCCCGCCGCCCGGTGATGCGTCTGGAAGTGCACCGCCGCGGCCAGGTCCCAGGGGTCGCCGGAGGTCAGGACGGCCTCGGTCTGCAAGCCGATGTCCTTGGGGTCGGCGGCCGCCCACCGCACGAATCGCGCGAAGACGTCGGGGAGGTCGAGCCTGCCCGATTCCAGCAGGGAGTCGGCCACGAGCACTGCCATCTGCGTGTCGTCGGTGGCCTCACCGGGGTCCCAGCCACCGCCACCGCACATCTCGTCACCCGTGCCCGGCGCGGGGAAGCGGGCGCTGAACGCGCCCGCCGGGCCGAACTCGAAGGGCGCGCCGAGCGCGTCGCCGACGGCCGATCCGACGATCGCGCCCGCAGCGCGTTCCTTACGGTGCGTCACTTGTCAGCCCGCGCGACGGCCATGCCTGGTGTTCCACGCCGACGGACGGCGCGCCGCGCCCGGTCGCCCTCCGCCACGCGAGGCGGGCTCCGAGCCCGAGGCCGACGGACAGGAGCACCGTGATGGGCAGTGAGGGGATGACGACCGGGGCGTGATCGCCCTCGGCGACATTGACGGCGACGGCGACGGCGGCGACGACGACGCCGAGCGCGGCGAGGGCCAGGACCACGGCGGCGGCGGTCCAGTGCGCGGATTCCACGGCTGTACCGTACGCGCCCACCACGGCAGGCGGGGCATCGGGTCGGCCGCGGACATGCCCGGGGCCGCGAGCGCCCGGCGCCCGGGCGAGGGAGGCACCTTGTCGGTTTGTCGACGAATAGTGAGTCGCCTCACATCCCACGCCCGACGGATGGTGACCATGGGCCGGTGAGCCGCACGCTTTCGTCATCTGCCTGTGGGATCGGGGGCGTTGATGGCGGAGTTGCGGTGCACGAACGAGTCGTGCGGGTCGACGCGGGTGCAGAGCCTGCAGTTGTTCGAGGCGACGGTCGAGCCGGGTTCGTCGTTGAAGGCTGATCTCGGACGGCCGCCGAAGGCCGAGCGTGCCTTCGCATGGCCATTGGGTCTGCTCCTGTTGGGGGTGGCGCTGCTCGTGTCGGGCGCGATCCTCGCCGGGCTGCTGGTGGCCGTCGTCGGCGTCGTGTGGAGTCTGCGGGAACGGGCCAGGGTGGAAGCCGCGAAGCGCGCGAACGAGGAGTGGCAGCGGAAGATGATCTGCCTCGTGTGCAAGAAGCCGTTCGTTCCCGCGGCTTAGTCCGGGCACGTGTTCACGTCCCCGGCAGCTGCTCCTGCTCGACGTCGAAGCGCCCGATCCGTGGTGCCGTGCCGAGTCCGTGTTTGCGCCGGCAGCCGCGGCCCCGGCCCCAGAGCCGGGCGTCGTGCGTGGTGAGGGGCCGGTGGCAGTCGGCGCAGAGGACGGTCGGGCGCTCCTGCGCCGGCTGCCCGTCGGGCGACAGGCCGGGCAGGGGTGACGGCTCGGGTGCGGGTACGGCCATACGGCCAGTGTGGCAGCGCCGGCCCCCGGCCGCTGTCGGTGGCCGGTGCCACACTGGTGCCGCACGCCCCTCCCCGAGGTCGAGACGGGGAGGGGCGTCGTGCCGTCGAACCGCCGTGGTTATCGGGTCGGTTCCGGGAGGGCCTCGGCGAGGCGGGCGTTCTCCGCCGAGCGCCCCGGACGCGCCCTCAGCAGCCGCCACGCGACCCCCGCACCCACGCTGCCCAGCAGGAACAGCACGGTGAACCACTGGAAGTACCAGTGGCCGCCCGCCGGGTCGTAGACCGCGGCCCGTGGCCAGGCGAGGTTGACCGTCATGGCCAGCCCGTAGAGCAGGGCCAGCGCGTTGACGGGCAGGCCCCAGCGGCCGAGGGAGAACAGCGGGCGGCCCCGCTCGTCCGTCCCGCCGGCGCCGAAGCGGTCGCCGCGCAGTCGGCGCAGCAGCATCGGGCCGGTGACCATGGCGTAGGCCAGGTACAGCATGGCGATGCAGGTGGTGCCGATGGCCAGGAAGGCGTCCGGGGAGAGGAGGTTGAGCAGGCAGAGCGCGGCCGCCGCGACGCCGACGACGAGCGCGGGCGCGACGGGCATGCCGGTACGGGGCGAGACCCGGGACAGGCGGGCGGAGAACGGGAGGACACCGTCGCGGGCCATGGAGAAGAGCATCCGGGTGCCGGCGGTCTGGATGGCGAGCGTGGCCACGGCGATGGCGACGGCGACGTCGGCGAGCAGGGCCTTCCCGACACCCGCGCCGAGGCTGCTGGTGAGGACGTAGCTCAGGCCCTCCGTCCCGAGCCGCCCGTCGGTGAGGCTCGGGGCGGCGAGCAGTCCGCCGAGGAGGAGCAGTCCGCCGAGGGCACCGGCCGCGGCGAGGGCGGTGAGGATGGTGCGCGGGGCGGTGCGGCGCGGCGCGCGGGTCTCCTCGCTCATCTCGCCGGCGCTGTCGAAGCCGATGAGGACGTACGCGGCGGTGAAGGAGCCGACGAGGAGCGCGCCGACGGCGCCGCCCTGGCCCCCGGTGTGGAGGGTGACGCCGGGGCCGCGCTCGGCGTGCGTGAACAGCAGGATGACGATGAGGCCCGCGCCGATGATCTCCGCGGTGACGCCGACGCGGTTGACGGCCGACATGACCCGGTTGTCGAGCGTGTTGACCACGGTCGTGAGGGCCAGCAGCACCACGCCGAGCAGCGCCGCGTTGGCCGCCCCGGTCGCGGTGGTGGGTGCCGGATCGCCGCCGAGGACCTGGAAGCCCGGCCAGATCGCGGGCAGGACGACCTGCAGCGCGAGCGCGGCGGCCGCCACGACCACCACCTGGCCGATCACCATGATCCATCCGGCGAACCAGCCCCACGTCGGTGTGCTGA includes:
- a CDS encoding TetR/AcrR family transcriptional regulator translates to MSTTGRRVGRPRAQARPDSGLTAREELLAAAAELFSTQGYAATTTRAVAERAGMRQASMYHYFGGKEDLLAALLEGTVRPSLDLAHSLVARTDAPAEARLWALCRADVALLCGGPHNLGALYLLPEVRAERFAGFRAARDELKAAYAALLAATVPGAALRAADLEVRADLVFGLIEGVILIRRDSPIPDGPAFASATADAALRVAGCPDGGLAALHREGEALLAV
- a CDS encoding ADP-ribosylglycohydrolase family protein is translated as MTHRKERAAGAIVGSAVGDALGAPFEFGPAGAFSARFPAPGTGDEMCGGGGWDPGEATDDTQMAVLVADSLLESGRLDLPDVFARFVRWAAADPKDIGLQTEAVLTSGDPWDLAAAVHFQTHHRAAGNGALMRAAPAAVHFAGHGRAASLDAARRIAALTHGDRAAWEGSAILHDLVRVALDGGDPVAPAAVADALAQVPEPFHQRWAAVLAPGWHPGLATEFNGAVWPCLGSAVWAVRTTGGFEAALRAAVDLGGDTDTVAAVTGTLAGAVYGLAAVPERWTAHLHVPVPGSPGRVLRVADLIVLAARLTGD
- a CDS encoding urea carboxylase-associated family protein; the protein is MSTGTPHGARDHARAQEGTRVDAMPVLPAAHWPERPPPGVEPRDLVWAETVAAGAYTHKVLARGTELRLTDLAGDACAHLLLYVADRPWERLNTADTVKVLWNAYLGAGHLLLSDQGRVLASVVADTGGRHDALCGTSTAVRNTALYGDGSAHGPSPAGRELLKLAALKNGLEPRDLPPSVSFFQGVRVVADGKLEFTGSAGPGASVTLRAEQPLTVLIANVPHPLDPRPEYVCTPLEVLAWRAAPTAPGDPLWDATPEGRRAFLNTADHLAARGLQ
- a CDS encoding amino acid permease, with protein sequence MTTTAPSAPSAPPPPPPASDDGTLAGFGYRQELHRSMGRYASFAAGFSFISVLTTVFQFFAFGFSSGGAAFFWTWPAVLAGQLLVAACFAELAARYPLSGAIYQWSTRLSTPTWGWFAGWIMVIGQVVVVAAAALALQVVLPAIWPGFQVLGGDPAPTTATGAANAALLGVVLLALTTVVNTLDNRVMSAVNRVGVTAEIIGAGLIVILLFTHAERGPGVTLHTGGQGGAVGALLVGSFTAAYVLIGFDSAGEMSEETRAPRRTAPRTILTALAAAGALGGLLLLGGLLAAPSLTDGRLGTEGLSYVLTSSLGAGVGKALLADVAVAIAVATLAIQTAGTRMLFSMARDGVLPFSARLSRVSPRTGMPVAPALVVGVAAAALCLLNLLSPDAFLAIGTTCIAMLYLAYAMVTGPMLLRRLRGDRFGAGGTDERGRPLFSLGRWGLPVNALALLYGLAMTVNLAWPRAAVYDPAGGHWYFQWFTVLFLLGSVGAGVAWRLLRARPGRSAENARLAEALPEPTR
- a CDS encoding DUF6011 domain-containing protein, which codes for MAVPAPEPSPLPGLSPDGQPAQERPTVLCADCHRPLTTHDARLWGRGRGCRRKHGLGTAPRIGRFDVEQEQLPGT